A window of the Halopseudomonas phragmitis genome harbors these coding sequences:
- a CDS encoding LysE family transporter, producing the protein MALETWLAFFVACWIISLSPGAGAIASMASGLQYGFSRGYWTALGLQLGLLLQIAIVAAGVGAVLATSALAFTLIKWFGVLYLLYLALRQWQAPPAPVLDERAPRPTGRPLSLVLRGLLINVSNPKAVVFMLAVLPQFINPAQPLLPQYGVMALTMVGVDLVVMAGYTGLAAKVLRLLRSPGQQRLVNRSFAGLFAGAAGLLALVKRSST; encoded by the coding sequence ATGGCTCTGGAAACCTGGCTGGCCTTCTTTGTGGCCTGCTGGATCATCAGTCTTTCCCCCGGGGCGGGGGCCATCGCGTCCATGGCCAGTGGCCTTCAATACGGCTTTTCACGCGGTTATTGGACGGCGCTTGGGCTGCAGTTGGGGCTGCTGCTTCAGATCGCGATCGTTGCAGCTGGGGTTGGGGCCGTGCTGGCGACTTCGGCGCTGGCCTTTACCCTGATCAAGTGGTTCGGGGTATTGTACCTGCTGTATCTGGCCCTGCGTCAGTGGCAAGCCCCGCCAGCGCCGGTGCTCGATGAGCGGGCGCCCCGCCCAACGGGGCGACCGTTGAGCCTGGTGCTGCGTGGCCTGCTGATCAACGTCAGCAACCCCAAGGCGGTGGTGTTCATGCTGGCGGTGCTGCCGCAGTTTATCAATCCGGCCCAGCCGCTACTGCCGCAGTACGGGGTCATGGCCTTGACCATGGTTGGCGTCGATCTGGTCGTGATGGCCGGGTACACCGGGCTGGCGGCCAAGGTGTTGCGTCTGCTGCGTTCACCCGGCCAGCAGCGTCTGGTCAACCGCAGCTTTGCCGGGTTGTTTGCCGGTGCCGCCGGGCTGCTGGCGCTGGTCAAGCGCTCCAGTACCTGA
- a CDS encoding MarR family winged helix-turn-helix transcriptional regulator produces MSTPDPCAALLLDNQLCFALHSTSLQMTKVYKPLLKSLGLTYPQYLAMLVLWESDGISVGDLSQRLLTDPGSVTPVLKRLEAEGLINRVRSKSDERVVELFLTERGQTLREQAKALPGCILKASDQPLERLMALRDELLALRASLIKQS; encoded by the coding sequence ATGTCCACCCCCGATCCTTGCGCTGCATTGCTGCTCGATAATCAACTGTGCTTCGCCTTGCACTCGACCTCACTGCAAATGACCAAGGTCTACAAACCGCTGCTCAAGTCTCTTGGGCTGACCTATCCACAGTATCTGGCCATGCTGGTACTCTGGGAAAGTGATGGCATTAGTGTTGGCGATCTTAGTCAGCGGCTGCTGACCGACCCCGGCTCAGTGACTCCGGTACTGAAGCGTCTGGAAGCCGAAGGCCTGATCAACCGGGTGCGCAGCAAGAGCGACGAGCGCGTGGTCGAACTGTTCCTGACTGAGCGTGGTCAAACCCTGCGCGAACAGGCCAAGGCTCTGCCCGGCTGCATTCTTAAGGCCAGCGATCAGCCGCTGGAACGCCTGATGGCACTGCGCGATGAACTGCTTGCGTTGCGGGCCAGCCTGATCAAGCAAAGCTGA
- a CDS encoding DUF3336 domain-containing protein gives MKLFQRTRARQLLREMEQSESYQDWVELALAYDHECGLDDWKQDDACESYDFRAIRRRLDILRDLRFRRDYPQLLFTLNEGVHGNLGGMGKPSLYNKAKLGTKQLIRRYLDELCGALHDLDQVDDKIIPLAEKQDFFLRASHCNGRSALMLSGGAVLGFFHAGVLRALFEQGLLPEIISGSSAGSILAATACTHTDEELHERLSLDNLHHEVEETRAIRPVLSLLGSGRPNMDAENLIAYLGKIIPDLTFQEAFELTGRKLNITVTGLEPRQAPRLLNAITSPNVLIRSAVQASCAIYGIYPPVTLMCRNAKGETVPYLPGEKWIDGSFADDLPAKRLARLYGVNHFISSMTNPAALAITPDPDVPRNLLRSLVNYQARWWKMGSAEMLRFSREHIRIKSPVLNLMQHLTYGVLAQDYTADINIFLRNRWDHPLRLLAPPSREAMHRLIHEGERSTWERVEMVRNCTAVSRTLDEILHRRGWES, from the coding sequence ATGAAATTGTTTCAACGTACCCGCGCGCGGCAGTTGCTGCGTGAGATGGAACAGTCAGAGAGCTACCAGGATTGGGTCGAGTTGGCCCTGGCCTATGACCACGAATGTGGGCTGGATGACTGGAAGCAGGACGATGCCTGCGAAAGTTATGACTTTCGGGCGATTCGTCGGCGCCTGGATATCCTGCGTGACTTGCGGTTTCGCCGCGATTACCCGCAGCTGCTGTTCACCCTCAACGAGGGAGTACACGGCAATCTCGGCGGGATGGGCAAGCCGTCGCTGTACAACAAGGCCAAGCTGGGGACCAAGCAACTGATCCGCCGCTATCTGGATGAGTTGTGCGGAGCACTGCATGACCTGGATCAGGTAGACGACAAGATCATTCCCCTGGCCGAGAAACAGGACTTTTTCCTGCGTGCCAGTCACTGCAATGGCCGCTCGGCGTTGATGCTCAGTGGTGGGGCTGTCTTGGGGTTTTTCCATGCCGGGGTGCTGCGGGCGCTATTCGAGCAGGGTCTGCTGCCGGAAATCATCTCCGGCAGCAGCGCCGGCTCGATTTTGGCGGCCACTGCCTGCACTCATACCGACGAAGAGCTGCATGAGCGCCTGAGTCTGGACAACCTGCACCATGAAGTGGAGGAAACCCGGGCGATTCGGCCGGTACTGTCGTTGCTGGGCAGTGGGCGACCGAATATGGATGCCGAGAATCTGATTGCCTATCTGGGCAAGATCATTCCCGATCTGACCTTCCAGGAGGCTTTCGAGCTGACCGGGCGCAAGCTCAATATCACCGTGACGGGGCTGGAGCCACGTCAGGCACCGCGTTTGCTCAACGCCATTACCTCACCCAATGTGCTGATCCGTTCTGCAGTTCAGGCTTCCTGTGCGATCTACGGTATTTATCCGCCGGTAACCCTGATGTGTCGCAATGCCAAGGGTGAAACCGTGCCCTATCTGCCTGGAGAGAAATGGATCGACGGCTCCTTTGCCGATGATCTGCCAGCCAAGCGGTTGGCGCGTTTGTATGGGGTAAACCACTTCATTTCCAGCATGACCAATCCGGCTGCATTGGCCATCACGCCTGATCCGGATGTGCCGCGCAACCTGTTGCGCAGTCTGGTCAACTATCAGGCCCGCTGGTGGAAGATGGGCAGTGCCGAGATGCTGCGCTTCAGTCGTGAGCACATCCGGATCAAGTCGCCGGTACTGAATCTGATGCAGCATCTGACCTACGGTGTGCTGGCCCAGGATTACACCGCTGATATCAACATCTTTCTGCGCAACCGCTGGGATCACCCGTTGCGCCTGCTGGCTCCGCCCTCGCGCGAGGCCATGCACCGGCTGATCCATGAGGGCGAACGGTCGACCTGGGAGCGGGTCGAGATGGTGCGCAACTGCACAGCGGTCAGCCGTACTCTGGACGAAATTCTGCACCGGCGCGGTTGGGAGAGTTAA
- a CDS encoding calcium/sodium antiporter, protein MSWLQLLLFVLGLGLLVLGAEVLVKGASRLAVGFRISPLVIGLTVVAFGTSAPEMAVSAGAAVAGQGDIALANVLGSNIFNVLFILGLSALIAPLLVSRQLIRLDVPLMIGASLLVWLLAMNGHLGRSEGALLLGLIIVYTLFLVVSSRRAGRQAGEASELEVPTESGSLPVNLLMIVGGLVMLVLGARWLVAGAVTMAQVLGVSERVIGLTIIAAGTSLPEVATSVVASVRGHRDIAVGNVVGSNLFNLLAVLGLASLLAPSGIAVSAAMLRFDMLIMLAVAVACLPVFFSGMRINRWEGLLFLGYYALYTLHLILTASDSPARQDLQTAVLYYALPLTVLTLLVLMAQGWRKHSSVFKR, encoded by the coding sequence ATGTCATGGTTGCAGTTGCTGTTGTTCGTACTCGGTCTGGGTTTGTTGGTGCTGGGTGCCGAGGTTTTGGTCAAAGGGGCTTCGCGGCTTGCGGTTGGCTTTCGGATTTCGCCGTTGGTTATCGGTCTGACCGTGGTGGCTTTTGGTACCAGCGCTCCGGAAATGGCAGTCAGTGCCGGAGCGGCAGTAGCAGGGCAGGGGGATATCGCTCTGGCCAATGTGCTCGGGAGCAATATCTTCAATGTATTGTTCATTCTCGGTCTGTCGGCGCTGATCGCGCCCCTGCTGGTGTCTCGGCAACTGATCCGGCTTGATGTGCCGCTGATGATCGGTGCCAGCCTGTTGGTCTGGTTGCTGGCGATGAATGGTCATCTGGGGCGCAGTGAAGGAGCTTTGCTGCTCGGTCTGATCATCGTCTATACGCTGTTTCTGGTGGTTAGCAGTCGCCGTGCCGGGCGTCAGGCGGGTGAGGCTTCTGAGCTTGAGGTGCCGACGGAAAGCGGCTCGCTACCGGTCAACCTGCTGATGATTGTGGGCGGGTTGGTCATGCTGGTTCTGGGTGCACGCTGGCTGGTTGCCGGGGCGGTGACCATGGCCCAGGTGCTGGGCGTGTCGGAGCGAGTGATCGGTCTGACCATCATTGCGGCTGGCACTTCGTTGCCGGAAGTGGCGACCTCGGTGGTCGCCAGTGTGCGCGGCCATCGTGACATTGCGGTAGGCAATGTGGTTGGCAGCAACCTGTTCAATCTGCTGGCGGTACTGGGTCTGGCTTCGTTGCTGGCGCCCAGTGGGATCGCGGTATCGGCGGCGATGCTCAGGTTCGACATGCTGATCATGCTGGCGGTGGCTGTGGCCTGCCTGCCGGTGTTTTTCAGCGGCATGCGGATCAACCGTTGGGAAGGGCTGCTGTTTCTGGGCTATTATGCGCTCTACACCCTGCATCTCATCCTGACGGCAAGCGACTCACCCGCACGGCAGGATCTGCAAACCGCAGTTCTTTATTACGCCTTGCCACTGACCGTACTGACTCTGCTGGTATTGATGGCTCAAGGCTGGCGTAAACATTCGAGTGTGTTCAAGAGGTAA
- a CDS encoding organic hydroperoxide resistance protein has translation MSIQQVAYRAYAEATGGRDGRAISSDGILDVALTTPKELGGAGGAGTNPEQLFAAGYSACFIGAMKFVAAQEKIALPADVSIEGVVGIGPIPNGFGIEVELRINLPGMERSQAQALIEKAHQVCPYSNATRGNIDVTLTLLD, from the coding sequence ATGTCGATCCAACAAGTTGCCTACCGCGCCTATGCTGAAGCCACTGGTGGCCGCGATGGCCGAGCCATTTCATCCGACGGGATTCTTGACGTCGCCCTGACCACGCCGAAAGAGCTCGGCGGTGCCGGTGGTGCCGGAACCAACCCGGAACAATTGTTTGCCGCTGGCTATTCGGCCTGTTTTATCGGCGCGATGAAGTTCGTCGCCGCCCAGGAAAAAATCGCCCTGCCGGCAGATGTGTCGATTGAAGGTGTCGTCGGTATTGGTCCGATTCCCAATGGCTTCGGGATTGAAGTCGAATTGCGGATCAACCTGCCAGGCATGGAACGTAGTCAGGCTCAGGCGCTGATTGAAAAGGCTCACCAGGTCTGCCCCTACTCCAACGCGACCCGTGGCAATATCGATGTCACCCTGACTCTGCTCGACTGA
- a CDS encoding amidase, producing MSLTTREYLNHDATALAERIARREISASELLDLTLERCQRLNPQLNAICQPMFEIARQRLNEPLNGPLAGVPILIKDAVQDYAGLPTGNGSKVFSRIPQRKHSHIVQRLLEAGAVIIGKTNTPELALKGVTDPALFGTTHNPWNPAHTPGGSSGGSAAAVAAGLVPMAGANDGGGSIRIPAACCGLFGLRPSRGLISVGPGAAEIWEGASSDGVLTRSVRDTALALDILVGNNPGDPLHTALPERSYRSLTQQEPGQLRIGFSTRSPLGTPVHPEAVKAVEHAVKLLQALGHEVVEAAPDHDGQMLARCYLNLYFGQVAATLDEARAIGARDEEFELLTRTLAAFGRVMSSADYVRSHRQWNSFSQALGLFHQQHDLYLTPTLAHPPIRHEQGQLPTAQARILELLLATGLLPMLARWGVLENMVNDMARKNLTYVPFTQLANLTGTPAMSVPLYWTADGLPLGVQFGGPPGSEPRLLQLARQLEQAQPWAERWPAMVQQDLGRAGSAAPQVRKAVPCKA from the coding sequence ATGTCATTAACCACCCGGGAGTATCTCAACCACGACGCCACCGCCCTGGCAGAGCGCATCGCCCGCCGCGAAATCAGCGCCAGCGAATTACTCGACCTGACACTGGAACGCTGCCAACGGCTCAATCCACAACTCAACGCCATCTGTCAGCCAATGTTCGAGATTGCCCGCCAGCGCCTGAACGAACCCCTGAATGGCCCGCTGGCCGGAGTGCCGATCCTGATCAAGGATGCTGTGCAAGACTACGCCGGCCTGCCGACCGGCAATGGCAGCAAAGTGTTCAGCCGTATCCCGCAACGCAAACACTCGCATATCGTCCAGCGCCTGCTTGAGGCCGGTGCGGTGATCATTGGCAAGACCAACACCCCCGAGCTGGCCTTAAAGGGCGTCACCGACCCAGCCCTGTTCGGCACTACCCACAACCCCTGGAACCCGGCCCACACCCCAGGCGGCTCCAGCGGCGGCTCAGCCGCGGCAGTGGCAGCCGGTCTGGTGCCCATGGCTGGTGCCAACGATGGCGGCGGCTCGATTCGCATTCCTGCAGCCTGCTGCGGACTGTTCGGTCTGCGCCCATCACGCGGGCTGATCTCGGTCGGCCCGGGAGCAGCGGAAATCTGGGAAGGCGCCTCCAGTGACGGGGTACTGACCCGCAGCGTTCGTGACACGGCACTGGCGCTGGATATCCTCGTCGGCAACAACCCCGGCGACCCGCTGCACACGGCCTTGCCGGAGCGCAGCTACCGAAGCCTGACCCAACAGGAGCCCGGCCAACTGCGCATCGGCTTCAGCACCCGTTCACCGCTTGGCACGCCGGTTCATCCCGAAGCAGTCAAGGCCGTTGAGCATGCGGTCAAATTACTGCAGGCGCTGGGTCACGAGGTAGTCGAAGCGGCACCGGACCATGACGGCCAAATGCTGGCTCGCTGTTATCTGAATCTGTACTTCGGCCAGGTCGCCGCGACTCTGGACGAGGCTCGGGCGATAGGCGCCCGTGACGAGGAGTTTGAACTGCTGACCCGCACGCTGGCGGCCTTTGGCCGGGTCATGAGCAGCGCCGACTATGTACGCAGCCATCGCCAGTGGAACAGCTTCAGCCAGGCCCTGGGGTTGTTCCACCAGCAGCACGACCTGTACCTCACACCAACCCTGGCCCACCCGCCCATTCGCCACGAACAGGGCCAGCTACCGACAGCGCAGGCGCGAATACTGGAGCTGCTGCTGGCCACCGGACTACTGCCAATGCTCGCGCGCTGGGGGGTACTGGAGAACATGGTCAACGATATGGCTCGCAAAAATCTGACCTACGTGCCCTTTACCCAGTTGGCCAATCTGACCGGCACCCCAGCCATGAGCGTACCACTGTACTGGACCGCTGACGGTCTGCCGCTTGGTGTACAGTTCGGCGGGCCACCCGGCAGTGAACCTCGCTTGCTGCAGCTGGCCCGACAACTGGAGCAGGCTCAGCCGTGGGCCGAGCGCTGGCCAGCGATGGTGCAGCAGGATCTGGGACGCGCTGGCAGCGCCGCGCCACAAGTTCGCAAGGCGGTGCCCTGCAAGGCCTGA
- a CDS encoding wax ester/triacylglycerol synthase family O-acyltransferase yields the protein MKQLTPMDSHFFYFEAPNQPMMIGSLWLCDQQTAPGGLVRHKEILQYIADRLNATSYFRRRLVQTPLGLDDPYWLDDPNFDLEYHVRHVGLPQPGDWRQLCIFTARTMSRSVDMRRAPWEVYIIEGLNNVEGVPPGSFAVLIRFHHAYVDGKAAVELSEALMETTAQHEYGRQNRVVVAERAPSRLELWARTTPRMMGQSLRSMKAGLKFSRKSFELIKRLRGDAMPEQRRVPRTLFNTEITPHRSYGGFEWSIPELKQLRQLCPGASLNDVVLSIIAGGLRRYLLQRHALPSESLVSMCPVSLRPEEAKKDCGNLISAMFIGIGTDIEDPVERLTAVQRRTAKGIPLAREVLYELNNSAGEMLPPSVRALSAWLQNKARLTGRVPLINTLITNVPGIPGMTPQYFAGALIRQVYPVVPIVDGMAISHGITGIYDRLNLGVLADREVMPDMDVYIACLEASTVEFRERLAALSVQESAPSVQEPHSDSAGKRRSPRTRKPAPSRLKMAAEGPDQRPADSPVASLVASKA from the coding sequence ATGAAACAACTGACACCCATGGATTCACATTTTTTTTATTTCGAGGCACCCAACCAGCCGATGATGATCGGCAGTCTGTGGCTGTGTGATCAGCAGACCGCTCCCGGTGGGCTGGTACGCCACAAGGAAATCCTGCAGTACATTGCCGACCGCCTGAATGCTACTTCCTACTTTCGCCGCCGTCTGGTGCAGACCCCGCTGGGGCTGGATGATCCGTACTGGCTGGATGACCCCAATTTCGATCTGGAATACCACGTGCGGCATGTCGGCTTGCCGCAGCCGGGTGACTGGCGGCAACTGTGTATTTTCACCGCGCGGACCATGTCGCGCAGTGTCGATATGCGCCGGGCACCCTGGGAGGTCTATATCATCGAGGGGCTCAACAATGTCGAAGGTGTACCGCCGGGCAGCTTTGCGGTGCTGATCCGTTTTCACCATGCCTATGTCGATGGCAAGGCTGCGGTTGAGTTGAGTGAGGCGCTGATGGAAACCACCGCTCAGCACGAGTACGGCCGGCAGAACCGGGTAGTGGTGGCGGAGCGGGCACCCAGCCGGTTGGAACTCTGGGCCCGCACCACTCCCCGGATGATGGGGCAGTCATTGCGCAGCATGAAGGCCGGTCTGAAGTTTTCGCGCAAGAGCTTTGAGCTGATCAAGCGCTTGCGGGGCGATGCGATGCCCGAGCAGCGCCGGGTACCACGCACGTTGTTCAATACCGAAATCACTCCGCATCGCAGTTACGGCGGCTTCGAGTGGAGCATTCCTGAGCTTAAGCAATTGCGTCAGCTCTGCCCGGGCGCCAGCCTCAATGACGTAGTGTTGTCGATCATTGCTGGCGGACTGCGTCGCTATCTGCTGCAGCGTCATGCACTGCCGAGCGAATCGCTGGTGTCGATGTGCCCGGTGTCGCTGCGCCCGGAAGAAGCGAAAAAGGATTGCGGCAATCTGATCTCAGCCATGTTCATCGGCATCGGAACCGATATCGAGGATCCGGTGGAGCGCCTCACGGCGGTTCAGCGGCGCACTGCCAAAGGAATCCCGCTGGCGCGGGAGGTGCTGTACGAACTCAATAACTCGGCTGGCGAGATGCTGCCGCCCTCGGTCCGGGCTCTGAGTGCCTGGCTGCAGAACAAGGCCCGTTTGACCGGGCGGGTTCCACTGATCAATACCCTGATTACCAATGTGCCGGGGATTCCCGGGATGACGCCGCAATACTTTGCCGGAGCCTTGATTCGTCAGGTCTATCCGGTGGTACCGATTGTCGATGGCATGGCCATCAGTCATGGCATCACCGGCATCTACGATCGCCTCAATCTGGGTGTGTTGGCTGACCGCGAAGTGATGCCGGATATGGATGTGTATATCGCCTGTCTGGAGGCTTCGACCGTGGAGTTTCGTGAACGCCTGGCAGCCTTGAGCGTTCAGGAGTCTGCTCCGTCCGTGCAGGAGCCTCACAGCGACAGTGCCGGCAAACGCCGTAGCCCGCGTACCCGCAAGCCGGCACCGAGCAGGTTGAAGATGGCGGCCGAAGGCCCGGACCAACGCCCGGCTGATAGTCCGGTGGCATCGCTGGTGGCCAGCAAGGCTTGA
- a CDS encoding uroporphyrinogen-III synthase — translation MSSETLPLTGRRIALPESRELDLFADMLIKRGADVLRCPLVSIHDAPDQTPVLAWLQAFIEQPVDDLILLTGEGLRRLLASAERAGGGLCEAFVVKLGEVRKITRGPKPGAALRKIGLKPDVLAQEPTTEGVIQTLRAENLQGRRVAVQLYGTEPNVPLVTFLQEAGAQISTVAPYVYADDVEDAQVEALVRALIEPAVDAIAFTSATQVRRLLQIARRMQCESELLVALAGLTVAAVGPVVADELRERGIRVDLMPQESFFMKPLVRELVKALGA, via the coding sequence ATGAGTAGCGAAACTCTGCCCCTGACCGGTCGCCGCATAGCCTTGCCGGAAAGCCGCGAACTCGATCTGTTCGCCGATATGTTGATCAAGCGCGGGGCCGATGTGCTGCGTTGTCCGCTGGTGTCGATTCATGATGCTCCGGACCAGACTCCAGTGCTGGCCTGGCTGCAGGCCTTCATCGAGCAGCCGGTAGATGACCTGATTCTGTTGACCGGTGAGGGGCTGAGACGCCTGCTCGCCAGTGCCGAACGTGCCGGTGGCGGGCTGTGTGAGGCCTTTGTGGTCAAGCTTGGCGAGGTACGCAAGATCACGCGTGGGCCGAAGCCGGGGGCGGCGTTGCGCAAGATCGGCCTGAAGCCGGATGTGCTGGCGCAGGAGCCGACCACCGAGGGGGTTATTCAGACCCTGCGAGCGGAAAATCTCCAGGGCCGGCGTGTGGCGGTGCAGCTCTATGGCACCGAGCCGAATGTGCCGCTGGTGACGTTTCTACAGGAAGCCGGTGCCCAGATCAGCACGGTGGCGCCCTATGTCTATGCCGATGATGTCGAGGATGCCCAGGTCGAGGCCCTGGTCCGGGCCTTGATTGAGCCGGCCGTTGATGCCATCGCCTTCACCAGCGCCACGCAGGTGCGCCGGTTGCTGCAGATTGCCCGGCGGATGCAGTGTGAGTCCGAATTGCTGGTGGCCCTGGCTGGGCTGACGGTGGCGGCTGTTGGGCCGGTAGTGGCCGACGAGCTACGCGAGCGCGGCATCCGAGTTGACCTGATGCCGCAGGAGAGCTTCTTCATGAAACCGCTGGTGCGCGAGCTGGTCAAGGCGCTCGGGGCCTGA
- a CDS encoding Lon protease family protein, whose amino-acid sequence MTIDVDALRLPPEQLTAPIDLDNLGFSSTDDLDPFRGILGQERAVEALQFGVAMHRPGYNVFVMGEPGTGRFSYVMRYLKAEAKRQVTPQDYVYVNNFDEPREPCSLSLSPGTAGTLITDIEKLIDNLMATFPAVFEHPAYQQKKSSIDRAFNQRYDRAIDSVERQALEQSIAIYRDAQNIAFTPMKDGKALDEADFAQLPEAERERFHEDIANLEEVLNEGLSNLPQWKRESSNQLRELNEQTITEAIQPLLEPLLESYCGNQAVCDYLQAMRQNLLKTVIDQLVEERGLEPRPEAYKKALLTEQYCPSLVVGHHNTGGAPVVQEPHPSYDNLFGRIEYSSEQGALVTSYRHIRPGALHRANGGYLVLEAERLLSEPFVWEALKRALHSRELKTESPWAELGRLTTVTLTPEVIPLNVKVVLIGSRQVYYTLQDLDPDFQEMFRVLVDFDEDLPRTPDSIEGMAQLLKTRTSEEGLAPLTAAAVARVLTYSARLAEHQHRLSARISDIFQLVAEADFIRQLASDPITDIAHIERALRAKETRTGRVSARIREDMLSGVILIDTDGAAVGKCNGLTVLEVGDSVFGVPARISATVYPGSSGIVDIEREVSLGQPIHSKGVMILTGFLGSRYAQQFPLEISASIALEQSYGYVDGDSASLGEVCALISALSRTPLKQDFAITGSINQFGEVQAVGGVNEKIEGFFRLCQARGLTGTQGAIIPRSNVPNLMLDQSVLDAVRAGQFAIYAVSHVDQAMALLSGQPVGELDSEGSFPDDSVNARVVERLREIAERDREEAKPEDDEAKPDSQT is encoded by the coding sequence ATGACCATCGACGTTGACGCGTTACGCCTGCCCCCCGAACAATTGACCGCCCCCATTGACTTGGACAATCTGGGTTTTTCCAGCACTGATGATCTTGACCCGTTTCGCGGCATTCTTGGCCAGGAGCGGGCGGTCGAGGCGTTGCAGTTCGGGGTGGCCATGCACCGCCCTGGATACAACGTTTTTGTCATGGGTGAGCCTGGAACCGGGCGGTTTTCCTATGTGATGCGTTATCTGAAGGCCGAGGCCAAACGTCAGGTAACGCCGCAGGACTATGTCTATGTCAACAACTTCGATGAGCCACGCGAGCCTTGCTCTCTGAGCCTGTCGCCAGGCACAGCCGGGACGTTGATCACCGATATCGAGAAGCTGATCGACAACCTGATGGCGACCTTTCCGGCGGTGTTTGAGCATCCGGCCTATCAACAGAAGAAGAGCAGCATCGACCGGGCTTTCAATCAGCGCTATGACCGGGCGATCGATTCGGTCGAGCGCCAGGCGTTGGAACAGAGTATCGCCATCTACCGCGATGCGCAGAACATTGCCTTTACCCCGATGAAGGATGGCAAGGCGCTCGATGAGGCTGATTTTGCCCAGTTGCCTGAGGCCGAGCGCGAGCGTTTCCATGAGGATATCGCCAATCTGGAGGAGGTGCTGAACGAAGGCTTGTCCAATCTGCCGCAGTGGAAGCGTGAGTCCAGCAACCAGTTGCGTGAGCTCAACGAGCAGACCATCACCGAGGCCATTCAACCATTGCTTGAACCGCTGCTGGAGAGTTACTGCGGCAATCAGGCGGTCTGCGATTATCTGCAGGCGATGCGTCAGAACCTGCTCAAGACCGTGATCGATCAGTTGGTCGAGGAGCGTGGGCTTGAGCCGCGCCCGGAAGCCTACAAGAAAGCGCTGCTGACCGAGCAGTATTGCCCGAGCCTGGTGGTTGGTCATCACAATACCGGCGGCGCGCCGGTGGTGCAGGAGCCGCACCCTTCCTATGACAACCTGTTCGGGCGGATTGAGTACAGCTCGGAGCAGGGTGCGCTGGTCACCAGTTACCGGCATATCCGCCCTGGCGCCTTGCATCGGGCCAATGGCGGTTATCTGGTCCTGGAAGCCGAACGCTTGTTGAGCGAGCCCTTTGTCTGGGAAGCGCTCAAGCGGGCGCTGCATTCGCGTGAACTCAAGACCGAATCGCCTTGGGCTGAACTGGGTCGTCTGACCACGGTGACTCTGACCCCGGAAGTGATACCGCTGAACGTCAAGGTGGTGCTCATCGGTTCGCGCCAGGTGTACTACACCTTGCAGGATCTGGATCCGGATTTTCAGGAGATGTTCCGGGTGCTGGTCGATTTCGACGAGGACCTGCCACGTACTCCGGATAGCATCGAGGGTATGGCGCAGTTGCTCAAGACCCGGACTTCGGAAGAGGGGTTGGCGCCATTGACCGCTGCTGCCGTGGCCCGGGTACTGACCTATAGTGCTCGACTGGCCGAGCATCAGCACCGTCTGTCGGCGCGGATCAGCGACATTTTTCAATTGGTCGCCGAGGCTGATTTCATTCGTCAGTTGGCCAGCGATCCTATTACCGACATCGCACATATCGAGCGGGCGCTGCGAGCCAAGGAAACCCGAACCGGCCGCGTCAGCGCACGGATTCGCGAAGACATGCTGTCCGGGGTGATTCTGATCGACACTGATGGTGCGGCGGTGGGCAAGTGCAATGGGCTGACTGTGCTGGAGGTCGGTGACTCGGTATTCGGGGTGCCAGCCCGGATCAGTGCTACGGTCTATCCCGGCAGCAGCGGGATTGTCGATATCGAACGTGAGGTTAGCCTGGGCCAGCCGATTCACTCCAAGGGGGTGATGATCCTGACTGGCTTTCTTGGCAGTCGCTATGCCCAGCAGTTTCCGCTGGAAATCTCGGCCAGTATCGCGCTGGAGCAGTCGTACGGTTATGTCGATGGTGACAGTGCCTCGCTCGGCGAGGTCTGTGCGCTGATTTCGGCCTTGTCGCGTACGCCGCTGAAACAGGATTTCGCCATTACCGGCTCGATCAACCAGTTTGGTGAGGTGCAGGCGGTTGGTGGGGTCAACGAGAAGATCGAAGGTTTCTTCCGGCTGTGTCAGGCGCGTGGCCTGACCGGTACTCAGGGGGCAATCATTCCGCGCTCCAACGTGCCCAACCTGATGCTCGACCAGAGCGTGCTGGATGCGGTCAGGGCAGGCCAGTTTGCAATCTACGCGGTCAGCCATGTCGATCAGGCCATGGCGCTGCTGTCCGGCCAACCGGTTGGTGAACTGGACTCTGAGGGCAGCTTCCCGGATGACTCGGTCAATGCTCGGGTGGTCGAGCGCTTGCGCGAAATTGCCGAGCGTGATCGGGAGGAGGCCAAGCCCGAGGATGACGAAGCAAAACCCGATAGTCAGACTTGA